From Candidatus Manganitrophus morganii, the proteins below share one genomic window:
- a CDS encoding flagellar hook protein FlgE, with protein MAILTSLFSSVSGINAFGNGLSVISNNIANMATIGFKDSSVAFSDIIGEGSAGNQIGHGVFVSGIRTQFTQGSFETTGNGLDMALEGDGFFLLRTPEGTESYTRAGLFSVDQDGLIANPEGLLLQGYQADPTGALTGQIGNLNVASTSFPPQATTRMDVVANIDSRATIPAAFDVTDPTGTSNFSTSLSMFDSLGNSHLVSVFFRKSATAPGGNTWQWFAVVEGADATSGVTEIQAQGTLTFTTAGELDTESVITYPTGGFDFSGGATQNQIIDFGFGESITTDGGTGLNGLTQFGSNSGVLNQLQDGYASGSLQRVSVNNEGLITGLFTNGKSRTLGGVTLGRFNNPQGLVKLGNNLYAVSSDSGQPIFGSPDSAGMGRILASSLELSSVDLAGQFVKMIEYQRGFQANSRVISITDEILQELVNLTR; from the coding sequence ATGGCGATTTTAACTTCGCTTTTTTCAAGTGTCAGCGGGATCAACGCATTCGGTAACGGGCTTTCCGTTATCAGCAACAATATCGCGAACATGGCAACCATCGGTTTTAAGGACAGCAGCGTGGCGTTTTCCGATATTATCGGGGAAGGCTCCGCCGGCAATCAAATCGGGCATGGCGTTTTCGTCAGCGGCATCCGGACGCAATTCACCCAAGGATCGTTCGAGACAACCGGAAACGGACTCGACATGGCGCTCGAGGGAGACGGGTTTTTTCTCTTGAGAACGCCGGAGGGAACGGAGTCGTATACCCGCGCCGGCCTTTTCAGTGTGGACCAGGACGGACTCATCGCCAATCCGGAAGGCCTGTTGCTTCAAGGCTATCAAGCCGACCCGACCGGCGCTCTGACCGGACAGATCGGCAATCTCAATGTGGCGTCCACTTCTTTTCCGCCGCAGGCGACCACCCGGATGGATGTGGTGGCGAATATCGATTCCAGGGCGACCATTCCAGCCGCTTTTGATGTGACCGATCCGACGGGGACCTCGAATTTCTCGACCAGTTTGTCGATGTTCGACTCCCTCGGAAACAGCCACCTCGTCTCGGTTTTCTTTAGAAAGAGCGCGACGGCCCCAGGCGGAAACACCTGGCAGTGGTTCGCGGTTGTCGAGGGGGCGGACGCGACCAGCGGCGTCACGGAGATCCAGGCGCAGGGAACGTTGACCTTCACCACCGCCGGAGAGCTCGATACGGAGAGCGTCATTACCTATCCGACCGGCGGCTTCGACTTTTCCGGCGGGGCGACGCAGAATCAGATCATCGACTTTGGTTTCGGGGAGAGCATTACCACGGACGGCGGAACCGGTTTGAATGGGCTCACCCAATTCGGATCGAACTCGGGGGTTCTCAACCAATTGCAAGATGGCTATGCCTCCGGATCGCTTCAGCGGGTCTCCGTCAACAATGAGGGGCTGATCACCGGGCTCTTCACCAACGGGAAGAGCCGGACCCTCGGGGGGGTCACGCTCGGGCGATTTAACAATCCCCAGGGCTTGGTCAAGCTCGGAAATAATCTTTATGCCGTCTCTTCCGATTCGGGACAACCGATTTTCGGCTCGCCCGATTCGGCCGGAATGGGAAGGATTCTGGCGAGCTCGCTGGAGTTGTCGAGCGTCGATCTGGCGGGGCAGTTCGTGAAGATGATCGAATATCAGCGCGGATTCCAAGCCAATTCCCGCGTGATCTCCATTACCGACGAGATCCTCCAGGAGCTGGTGAATTTGACGCGATAA
- a CDS encoding flagellar hook-length control protein FliK, with product MSDLLDLQSINGLAPAAGSQGEKLASKQGESPEGFLKVLNGLAAETRAVGTPNAEGLLASLTEEGHPLLAFLGRSLLDGNQIVRIGVLDEGEEGTEGGASPIDSTLNPPAGLTPLQVGLVQGPPPEGSSSLPLASPGREAQPDGPEQTRGNGPQVRLFSKPDLPIAEAATPGPIVSTDLETEVGIFPEQGGLTGEPAPQGEKELQGTGPFKGTEPVKGTEPIASHDPLRPMTLPEKGLHQKAGENPDRIASSNVRPKGNESSETSFFETEAIGGIEKEKSVLSVLAGGDQNNSEEAGGRTGSERPNPMEMVANETAGMSASDIGPSRLKDDFMKREIGSSNPIQSNITGDTLSGMPEERHLLHQISEKWSLSHFKNEPSFRLQLEPERLGELQIDISMHQEGIVAEIVTKHPFVKELLEGNQELLRGTLAEQGMKIDRFSVSIGDPGQAALGWEDHLRKQGTDAPYYVSQSSLLPAEEGEISPEQRWMKEGAWSAISIYV from the coding sequence ATGAGTGATCTACTCGATCTGCAATCGATCAACGGCCTCGCACCCGCCGCGGGATCTCAGGGCGAAAAGCTCGCTTCGAAACAAGGAGAGAGCCCGGAAGGATTCCTGAAGGTCCTGAATGGGCTTGCGGCCGAAACGAGGGCCGTCGGGACCCCCAATGCGGAAGGTCTTCTCGCTTCCTTGACGGAGGAGGGCCATCCCTTATTGGCATTTCTCGGACGCTCCTTGCTGGACGGGAACCAGATTGTCCGTATCGGCGTTCTCGATGAGGGAGAGGAAGGAACCGAAGGGGGGGCCTCTCCGATCGATTCGACGCTCAATCCTCCTGCCGGGCTGACTCCGTTACAAGTTGGACTTGTACAGGGTCCTCCGCCGGAAGGATCTTCATCCCTTCCGCTCGCTTCTCCGGGGAGAGAGGCACAACCGGATGGACCGGAACAGACACGGGGAAACGGCCCACAGGTCCGTTTGTTTTCGAAACCAGATCTGCCGATTGCAGAAGCGGCTACACCCGGCCCGATCGTTTCCACAGATCTGGAAACGGAGGTCGGAATATTTCCCGAACAGGGAGGCTTAACAGGGGAGCCCGCTCCGCAAGGAGAGAAAGAACTTCAGGGGACAGGACCTTTTAAAGGAACGGAGCCGGTTAAAGGAACGGAGCCGATCGCTTCCCATGATCCGCTCCGTCCGATGACCTTGCCGGAAAAGGGTCTTCATCAAAAAGCGGGAGAGAATCCAGATCGAATCGCTTCTTCCAACGTACGACCCAAGGGAAATGAATCCAGTGAGACAAGCTTTTTCGAGACCGAAGCAATCGGTGGGATCGAAAAAGAGAAATCCGTTCTTTCTGTCCTCGCCGGTGGCGATCAAAATAACTCTGAAGAAGCCGGGGGGAGAACTGGATCGGAACGGCCAAACCCGATGGAGATGGTTGCCAATGAAACGGCTGGAATGAGCGCATCCGATATCGGTCCCTCCCGCCTAAAAGATGACTTCATGAAGAGGGAGATAGGATCGTCCAATCCAATTCAGTCAAATATAACGGGCGATACCTTGTCCGGAATGCCTGAGGAGAGACACCTTCTCCATCAAATATCCGAAAAGTGGAGCTTATCCCACTTTAAGAACGAACCTTCCTTCCGCCTTCAATTGGAACCGGAGAGGCTCGGTGAGCTTCAAATCGATATCTCAATGCATCAAGAGGGGATCGTCGCCGAGATCGTGACAAAACATCCTTTCGTGAAGGAACTCCTGGAGGGGAATCAGGAATTGCTGAGGGGAACGCTGGCCGAACAGGGGATGAAAATCGATCGGTTCTCGGTCAGCATCGGCGATCCCGGCCAGGCCGCCCTCGGCTGGGAAGATCACCTGCGAAAACAGGGAACGGACGCTCCCTATTACGTTTCGCAATCCTCTCTGCTGCCGGCTGAAGAGGGGGAGATTTCTCCCGAGCAGCGGTGGATGAAGGAGGGGGCTTGGAGCGCGATTAGTATTTACGTATAA
- a CDS encoding sigma-54 dependent transcriptional regulator — protein sequence MSGDRILVVEDDPSVRTVLSELLERTGYRVETAADGAEALALAKNISFQLHLIDYELPGMNGIDLMREIKRVHSHAVCILLTGFGTIELSVKAMKSGAFDFVSKPFQVDVVLGLLKNALEYHRLKHENLLLQKMVREKYQFENMVGQSPLMQGVYELIERVADSDSTILIQGESGTGKEVVAKTIHFNSPRRDKPLIPVNCGAIPEALLESELFGHEKGAFTGAVTSRIGRFELAHGGTLFLDEISELPLPLQVKLLRVLQERSFERVGGNKTIHVDVRIIAATNQDLEQAVDEKRFRKDLFYRLNVIPMMIPPLRERKEDVPLLIDHFISRFNEKKQRKIQGVVPDAEKLLLEYPWPGNIRELENLIERLVTLKQEGFIQPSDLPDKLTKSHERRLLFQFELPEEGANFSELVSEFENQLLQQALSKANGVKNRAAQLLKMNRTTLVEKLKRRWAHPTPSPADTGANREPLPAANTD from the coding sequence ATGAGCGGTGACCGGATTCTTGTTGTCGAAGACGATCCTTCCGTCCGGACGGTGTTGTCAGAACTTTTGGAGCGAACGGGATATCGGGTTGAAACCGCCGCGGACGGCGCCGAAGCGCTCGCCTTGGCAAAGAATATCTCTTTCCAACTCCACCTGATCGATTACGAGCTCCCGGGCATGAACGGGATCGACCTCATGAGGGAGATCAAACGGGTCCACTCGCATGCGGTTTGCATCCTCCTTACCGGCTTTGGGACCATTGAGCTTTCGGTGAAGGCGATGAAGTCGGGCGCATTCGACTTTGTTTCAAAACCGTTTCAGGTCGACGTCGTCCTGGGTCTCTTGAAAAACGCATTGGAATATCATCGTCTCAAACATGAGAACCTCTTATTGCAAAAAATGGTTCGCGAAAAATATCAATTTGAAAATATGGTCGGACAAAGCCCCCTCATGCAAGGGGTTTACGAATTGATCGAGCGTGTGGCCGACAGCGACAGCACCATCCTTATCCAAGGTGAAAGCGGAACGGGGAAAGAGGTCGTCGCAAAAACGATTCATTTTAACAGCCCGCGACGAGACAAGCCGTTGATTCCGGTGAACTGCGGCGCCATTCCGGAAGCGCTTCTGGAAAGCGAGCTCTTCGGTCATGAAAAGGGGGCTTTCACCGGCGCCGTCACCTCCCGGATCGGCCGATTCGAGCTGGCCCACGGGGGAACCCTCTTTCTGGACGAGATCAGCGAGCTCCCGCTCCCCTTGCAGGTAAAACTGCTCCGCGTGTTGCAGGAACGCTCCTTCGAACGGGTCGGCGGAAACAAAACGATCCACGTCGACGTCCGCATCATCGCCGCCACCAATCAAGACCTCGAACAGGCCGTTGATGAAAAGCGCTTCCGGAAAGATCTCTTCTACCGGCTGAACGTCATTCCGATGATGATCCCTCCTCTTCGCGAGAGGAAGGAGGATGTTCCCCTGCTGATCGACCACTTCATCAGCCGCTTTAACGAGAAAAAGCAGCGTAAGATCCAGGGCGTCGTGCCCGATGCGGAGAAGCTCCTATTGGAATATCCCTGGCCGGGAAACATTCGGGAGCTTGAGAATCTCATCGAGCGGCTGGTGACCCTGAAACAGGAGGGGTTCATCCAGCCGTCGGATCTGCCCGACAAGCTCACCAAATCTCACGAGCGTCGGCTCCTCTTTCAATTCGAGCTTCCCGAAGAAGGGGCCAATTTTTCAGAACTGGTCTCCGAATTTGAAAACCAGCTCCTACAGCAAGCACTGTCGAAGGCCAATGGCGTCAAGAATCGCGCCGCCCAGCTTTTGAAGATGAACCGGACCACCCTCGTCGAAAAACTCAAGCGGCGCTGGGCACATCCCACTCCCTCTCCCGCCGATACCGGAGCAAACCGGGAACCGCTTCCCGCCGCGAATACGGACTGA
- a CDS encoding tetratricopeptide repeat protein, whose translation MKRVVFIILLLNSIVLAPDIRAEDRDLPLFPENHSAEGADPFKAILQAYQEGQFALALSETDRLLQQVPKGPLSETASFLRGDLHLKWAETGGAHHLDDALAAFKEAQLMHPDSENAVRSFWRMGQVYEKIGFYYEAIGSFKRILLRHPNSRFALLARIGIAETYRGWKKWKEAADAYEQIDLRSLSQEDQVSVLLGHADSLYQQADFKIAYQKYERGDALSSHPGRAISPIVLFQHAESAYRTGHMGQARNLFTNLFNIFPTHSLASIALARTGDTWRREGKVDEAGFIYAQIQSAPAADPNSGLEKIMASIGQLAMQECAAAEQKRPSHCQEENREEIRRALGLMENQVKTVLQAAPLDGFAQEVLLEGIEQFRIYGSHSVALELQSRFLTLLPSSLFRLRLVAIHRKTIGEEVGRLAKEEDHLKIVALFHALSSNFTPPMLTGPTGLQVGKSHARLGLHTQAIDLYAPISASLSSRFAEEALFLLGKSLLEKGEYPQAEHKMNTFLKRYPKSRHLSALLIDLGAALDHQGKHPRAIKIYAEWLLKNPKHADQEKVSLLLAKAFRKKGDYRKEAAIYLKWIDHRPENAVELSFPLGDAYYRLREYQKAIQAYQTALKEKSETPQGDWIHLQIGKSYAALGQKNRGRSLFDQLARNAKDPLVRQMAAEAMATLNLRSAIDGNRRKKG comes from the coding sequence ATGAAACGCGTGGTTTTCATCATACTCCTGTTGAACTCGATCGTTTTAGCGCCGGACATCCGGGCGGAGGACCGGGACCTTCCCCTCTTCCCGGAAAACCATTCGGCCGAAGGCGCCGATCCCTTTAAAGCGATTTTGCAAGCATATCAAGAGGGTCAATTTGCCCTCGCCCTTTCGGAAACAGATCGCCTCTTGCAGCAGGTCCCAAAAGGACCTCTCTCCGAAACGGCTTCTTTTCTCCGTGGAGATCTCCATTTGAAATGGGCCGAGACGGGAGGGGCTCACCATCTCGATGATGCGCTGGCCGCCTTTAAAGAGGCGCAGCTGATGCACCCTGACTCGGAAAATGCCGTCCGCAGCTTCTGGAGAATGGGTCAAGTCTATGAAAAAATTGGGTTCTATTATGAAGCAATCGGGAGCTTCAAGAGGATCCTCCTTCGGCATCCGAACAGCCGCTTCGCCCTGCTCGCCCGGATCGGAATCGCCGAAACCTACCGAGGGTGGAAAAAATGGAAGGAAGCGGCCGACGCATACGAACAGATCGACCTCCGTTCCCTCTCGCAAGAAGATCAAGTCTCGGTCCTGCTCGGTCATGCCGACAGTCTTTATCAGCAAGCCGACTTCAAAATCGCCTACCAGAAATATGAACGCGGAGACGCCTTATCGAGCCATCCGGGAAGAGCGATCTCACCGATCGTCTTGTTCCAACATGCCGAATCGGCTTATCGCACCGGCCACATGGGTCAAGCACGAAATCTCTTCACCAATCTCTTTAACATCTTTCCAACCCATTCCCTCGCTTCGATTGCCCTGGCAAGGACGGGAGACACCTGGCGGCGGGAAGGAAAGGTTGACGAAGCAGGCTTCATCTACGCACAAATACAATCCGCGCCGGCCGCCGATCCAAACAGCGGCCTCGAAAAAATAATGGCATCGATCGGTCAGCTCGCGATGCAGGAGTGCGCCGCCGCCGAACAAAAACGCCCTTCCCATTGTCAGGAGGAGAATCGCGAAGAAATTCGCCGGGCATTGGGGTTGATGGAAAACCAAGTGAAAACCGTGTTGCAGGCCGCGCCGCTCGACGGTTTCGCTCAAGAGGTGCTTCTGGAGGGGATCGAGCAATTTCGAATTTACGGCTCGCACTCCGTCGCGCTGGAGCTGCAAAGCCGTTTTCTCACCCTTCTCCCCTCCTCCTTGTTCCGGCTCCGTCTGGTCGCTATCCATCGCAAAACGATCGGCGAGGAGGTCGGCCGGCTTGCAAAGGAAGAAGATCATCTGAAGATCGTCGCCCTCTTTCACGCCCTCTCCTCCAATTTCACCCCGCCGATGCTGACCGGTCCGACCGGTCTTCAGGTCGGGAAAAGCCATGCCCGCCTCGGTCTTCATACACAAGCGATCGATCTCTATGCGCCGATTTCGGCAAGCCTATCGAGCCGATTCGCGGAGGAGGCCCTTTTCCTTCTCGGAAAAAGCTTGCTGGAAAAGGGAGAGTACCCCCAAGCGGAGCATAAAATGAATACCTTTCTCAAACGTTATCCGAAGAGCCGGCATCTTTCCGCTCTTCTCATCGATCTTGGAGCGGCCCTCGATCATCAAGGAAAACATCCTCGCGCGATTAAGATCTATGCCGAATGGCTTCTCAAAAATCCCAAACATGCAGACCAAGAGAAGGTTTCCCTCCTTCTCGCCAAGGCCTTCCGGAAGAAGGGTGATTATCGGAAAGAGGCCGCGATTTACCTAAAGTGGATCGATCACCGCCCGGAGAACGCGGTCGAGCTCTCATTCCCATTGGGGGACGCCTACTACCGGCTGCGGGAATATCAAAAGGCGATTCAAGCGTATCAAACGGCGCTGAAAGAAAAATCTGAAACCCCGCAGGGGGATTGGATTCACCTACAAATAGGGAAGAGTTACGCCGCCCTCGGCCAAAAAAACCGCGGACGCTCCCTTTTCGATCAGCTTGCCCGGAACGCGAAAGATCCGTTGGTCCGCCAGATGGCCGCGGAGGCCATGGCCACGTTAAACTTGAGGTCCGCCATCGATGGCAATCGAAGAAAAAAAGGCTGA
- a CDS encoding ATP-binding protein: protein MAIEEKKAELLREAFSRFNETSLDLEKYYRLLQEQVAQLKSELEAKNRALEESLQQREALREQAERNHRLAAVGEMSARMAHELRNPLGSIELFSSLLKKRVADPSLRQYADHISAAVGAMDYALSNLLLFTRTPAPFFRKTDLRRMIEEARLFALPLIRQNRIGWIESIETLSDPVRCDEDLLRQILLNLILNAVEAMPQGGELRVTVAPQERDGPSGSDRGAVMPNDGVKITISDTGDGIPPEILPKIFDPFFTTKSRGTGLGLAIVHHAVTALGGTIQVQSEINRGSTFTLTLPPRLDLTEPIE, encoded by the coding sequence ATGGCAATCGAAGAAAAAAAGGCTGAGCTTCTTCGGGAAGCGTTCAGTCGCTTTAATGAAACTTCCCTCGACCTGGAGAAATACTACCGTCTCCTTCAAGAACAGGTCGCACAACTCAAATCCGAGCTGGAGGCGAAGAATCGCGCGCTGGAGGAAAGCCTCCAGCAGAGGGAGGCGCTTCGGGAGCAGGCGGAGCGAAATCATCGCCTGGCCGCTGTCGGTGAAATGTCGGCCCGGATGGCGCATGAGTTGAGAAACCCCCTCGGCAGCATCGAGCTCTTCTCCTCTCTTTTGAAGAAAAGGGTGGCCGATCCCTCTTTGCGGCAATACGCCGATCACATCTCCGCCGCCGTCGGCGCGATGGATTATGCCCTCTCGAATCTTCTTCTCTTTACCCGAACACCGGCCCCTTTCTTCCGCAAGACCGACCTGCGGAGAATGATCGAAGAGGCACGGCTCTTTGCCCTTCCGCTGATCCGGCAAAATCGGATCGGCTGGATCGAATCGATCGAGACTCTTTCCGATCCGGTCCGGTGCGATGAAGATCTCCTGCGACAGATCCTCCTGAACCTGATCTTGAACGCGGTCGAAGCGATGCCGCAGGGAGGCGAACTCCGCGTCACGGTCGCTCCTCAGGAAAGAGATGGACCGTCCGGCTCCGATCGAGGCGCCGTCATGCCGAACGATGGGGTGAAGATCACGATCAGCGATACGGGAGACGGGATTCCGCCGGAAATTCTCCCCAAGATCTTCGATCCCTTTTTTACCACCAAGTCGAGAGGAACCGGTCTCGGACTGGCGATCGTTCATCACGCCGTGACCGCCTTGGGGGGAACGATTCAGGTTCAAAGCGAGATCAATCGAGGATCGACCTTTACGTTGACCCTCCCGCCCCGACTTGATCTGACGGAGCCGATTGAATGA
- a CDS encoding sigma-54 dependent transcriptional regulator, with protein MIYPSPSRPILVVDDDPAMRLALSESLRQSGHPVVIASNGEEALRHCREQAIGLMMTDIRMPGMSGMDLFQEAKKLIPSLPIIIMSAFGTIQAAVEAMKSGAFDYLVKPFSQEALEMVIQRALCSQELPAAKPPPLPTAPAGRALLTQDPGMLRLLKTAEVVAASQTSILIEGESGTGKELLARFIHEQSPRAHRPFIAINCAAVPEALLESELFGYEKGAFTGAAARKPGRFELAHTGTLLLDEVSEMHLSLQAKLLRVLQEREVDLLGGKGPISLDIRVIATTNRPLWEEVNAGRFREDLYYRLNVFPLRLPPLRHRVVDIPLLADHFIKKGSAKNQKSVLSVSPEALSHLMGREWRGNIREFANVIERAVLLCDRGVITPDHLLFEASSEAKAAPPPPRSTTVWEAERELILETLERVGGNRTHAARHLGISIRTLRNKLREYRTAGSTDPQQTAAPGRADEGGTL; from the coding sequence ATGATATATCCCTCCCCTTCCAGACCAATCCTGGTTGTCGATGACGACCCCGCCATGAGACTGGCCCTCTCGGAAAGCCTTCGGCAGTCGGGGCATCCGGTGGTGATTGCTTCGAACGGAGAAGAAGCGTTGCGTCACTGCCGGGAACAGGCGATCGGTTTGATGATGACCGATATCCGGATGCCCGGGATGAGCGGAATGGACCTTTTTCAGGAAGCGAAGAAGCTGATACCTTCCCTCCCCATCATCATCATGTCGGCATTTGGAACGATTCAAGCCGCCGTCGAGGCGATGAAGTCGGGAGCGTTCGACTATCTTGTGAAGCCCTTTTCCCAAGAAGCGCTGGAGATGGTTATTCAGAGGGCGCTCTGCTCGCAGGAGCTCCCCGCCGCCAAACCGCCCCCTCTCCCGACCGCTCCCGCCGGACGGGCTTTACTGACTCAGGACCCGGGAATGTTGCGCCTGCTCAAAACGGCCGAAGTGGTCGCCGCAAGCCAAACCTCGATCCTTATCGAAGGGGAAAGCGGAACGGGGAAAGAGCTCCTGGCCCGCTTTATTCACGAACAGAGCCCGCGCGCCCATCGCCCCTTTATCGCGATCAACTGCGCCGCGGTGCCGGAGGCGTTGCTGGAAAGCGAGCTCTTCGGCTACGAAAAGGGGGCCTTCACCGGGGCCGCCGCAAGAAAGCCGGGCCGGTTCGAGCTCGCTCACACCGGAACCCTCCTTCTCGATGAAGTGAGCGAAATGCACCTGTCGCTCCAGGCCAAGCTGCTCCGGGTTCTGCAAGAGCGCGAAGTCGATCTTCTCGGGGGGAAGGGGCCGATCTCGCTCGACATCCGGGTCATCGCCACAACCAATCGTCCGTTGTGGGAAGAGGTCAACGCCGGACGTTTCCGCGAAGACCTCTACTATCGCCTCAATGTCTTTCCGTTGCGCCTCCCTCCCCTCCGCCATCGCGTGGTTGATATTCCCCTGCTCGCCGATCACTTCATCAAAAAGGGATCGGCCAAAAATCAAAAGTCGGTCCTCTCTGTCTCGCCGGAGGCGCTCTCTCACTTAATGGGCCGGGAATGGCGTGGAAATATCCGTGAATTCGCGAATGTTATCGAGCGGGCGGTCCTCCTCTGCGACCGGGGGGTCATCACCCCCGATCATCTCCTCTTCGAAGCGTCTTCTGAGGCAAAGGCAGCCCCCCCGCCCCCGCGATCGACCACTGTTTGGGAAGCCGAGCGGGAGCTGATTTTGGAGACGCTCGAACGGGTCGGGGGAAACCGGACCCATGCCGCCCGGCACCTGGGGATCAGCATTCGAACCCTTCGGAACAAACTAAGAGAGTACCGGACCGCCGGATCAACAGACCCGCAACAGACCGCCGCCCCTGGGCGCGCGGATGAAGGAGGCACCTTATGA
- the flgB gene encoding flagellar basal body rod protein FlgB has product MISSLFSKTIGLLGQALDLRSERHRVITANIANQDTPGYKAMEVNFKEALGSASGSLPLSLDRTDAAHLSSGGSVSASSHAAVSPGASQRLDGNTVNGEQEMAKLAENTLFYTATTQILSGKLRGIRNAIREGR; this is encoded by the coding sequence ATGATCTCGAGCTTGTTTAGCAAAACCATCGGCCTGCTGGGGCAGGCCCTCGATCTGCGGAGTGAACGGCATCGGGTGATCACAGCCAATATCGCAAATCAGGATACCCCCGGCTACAAAGCGATGGAGGTGAATTTCAAGGAGGCGCTCGGTTCCGCCTCGGGATCTCTTCCGCTATCGCTCGATCGGACCGACGCGGCGCATCTTTCTTCAGGCGGAAGCGTGTCGGCTTCTTCTCATGCGGCCGTCTCCCCCGGCGCTTCTCAGCGGCTCGACGGGAACACTGTCAACGGGGAGCAGGAGATGGCCAAACTCGCCGAAAATACCCTCTTCTATACGGCGACGACGCAGATATTAAGCGGAAAACTCAGAGGCATTCGAAACGCAATCAGAGAAGGGAGATAA
- the flgC gene encoding flagellar basal body rod protein FlgC — MDIEQAFAISASALDAQRARLNVISSNLANVESTKTAEGGPYRRKDVVFSAAPAGSSFEEALRSNLEGSQPGVSVTQVIQDDRPFKRLYEPQHPDADPDGFVLYPNINAMEEMVNMISALRSYEANVTALNATKSMAMKALEIGR, encoded by the coding sequence ATGGACATTGAACAGGCATTCGCCATTTCGGCTTCGGCCCTCGATGCACAACGGGCGAGATTAAACGTCATTTCCAGCAATCTCGCGAATGTGGAATCGACAAAAACAGCGGAGGGGGGACCCTATCGAAGAAAAGATGTCGTCTTCTCCGCCGCGCCGGCCGGAAGCTCTTTTGAAGAGGCCCTTCGATCGAATCTGGAAGGAAGCCAACCGGGGGTGTCGGTCACGCAGGTGATCCAAGATGACCGCCCCTTTAAGCGGCTCTACGAACCGCAACATCCCGACGCCGACCCGGACGGCTTCGTCCTCTATCCGAATATCAATGCGATGGAGGAGATGGTCAATATGATCTCGGCCCTCCGCTCTTACGAGGCAAACGTCACCGCGCTGAACGCGACAAAAAGCATGGCGATGAAAGCATTGGAAATCGGAAGATAG
- the fliE gene encoding flagellar hook-basal body complex protein FliE, whose translation MAIQPIGPNQIHPTPAAGGSEKTDASFVDTLKESIRQVNDAQLQADQAITDLTTGKQQDLHQTMIAIEKASLSFELMMQVRNKIVSAYEEISRMQI comes from the coding sequence ATGGCGATACAACCGATCGGACCCAATCAAATTCATCCGACGCCTGCAGCGGGGGGTTCTGAAAAAACCGACGCTTCATTCGTAGACACGCTGAAGGAGTCGATTCGCCAGGTGAATGATGCCCAGCTGCAAGCCGATCAGGCGATCACCGATCTGACGACCGGCAAGCAGCAAGACCTTCATCAGACGATGATCGCCATCGAAAAGGCAAGCCTCTCATTTGAATTGATGATGCAGGTCCGGAACAAGATCGTCTCGGCCTATGAAGAAATCTCCCGAATGCAAATCTAA